A DNA window from Aspergillus nidulans FGSC A4 chromosome I contains the following coding sequences:
- a CDS encoding 40S ribosomal protein uS9 (transcript_id=CADANIAT00007062) yields the protein MASVPSVQCFGKKKTATAVAHCKQGKGLIKVNGQPLQLVQPEILRFKAYEPVLIVGADKFAGVDIRVRVTGGGHTSQVYAIRQAIAKSLVAYYQKYVDEHSKNQLKQAFVQYDRTLLVADNRRAEPKKFGGRGARARYQKSYR from the exons ATGGCTTCCGTCCCGAGTGTGCAATGCttcggcaagaagaagacgg CTACCGCTGTCGCCCACTGCAAG CAAGGCAAGGGTCTTATCAAGGTCAACGgccagcctctccagctcgTCCAGCCTGAGATCCTCCGCTTCAAG GCCTACGAGcccgtcctcatcgtcggtGCCGACAAATTCGCCGGCGTTGACATCCGCGTCCGTGTCACCGGTGGTGGTCACACCTCTCAGGTCTACGCCATCCGCCAGGCCATCGCCAAGTCCCTTGTCGCCTACTACCAGAAGTACGTCGATGAGCACTCCAAGAACCAGTTGAAGCAGGCTTTCGTTCAGTACGACCGCACACTCCTCGTTGCCGACAACCGCCGTGCCGAGCCCAAGAAGTTCGGTGGTCGCGGTGCTCGCGCCAGGTACCAGAAATCCTACCGTTAA
- a CDS encoding RNA-binding protein (transcript_id=CADANIAT00007063) — MSSSVVSGTVSPGCLSQSLKRRVISIILYGTPPFPSEAHENGEESVRNKVPLSNGYSEPFSAEPDHSHHNIPTELCDGGDNDEDALTDSHSDERDDYGESSGSASSSPQAEQRTILICGLPDKATHRNIVDVVRGGAILHIYVWARDHTASVSFVEESAAQDFLDHTRRYGLYVAEKRVDVLWNDRQFYLPPFVRSKICSGASRNLVIYNVNPNITEGLIRRDMEHIHNLIVISVKFRHGNAYISTNSVHNALFARSCLMSRLTYKGMKIGFYPDECAEPLTRIPAGPRRDAPASKRPASLPNRFHLLSIDVSEDEESEEHALGVSLNGGVCWPDNSVSA, encoded by the exons ATGTCATCTTCTGTTGTCTCCGGGACTGTCTCTCCTGGGTGTTTGTCGCAAAG CTTGAAACGGCGCGTCATTTCA ATAATACTATACGGAACCCCCCCCTTTCCATCTGAGGCTCATGAAAACGGAGAAGAGTCCGTCAGAAACAAAGTTCCGCTGTCAAATGGTTACTCAGAACCCTTCTCTGCCGAACCCGACCATAGCCATCACAATATCCCGACCGAGCTCTGCGATGGCGGTGACAATGACGAGGATGCGCTGACAGACTCCCACAGCGATGAGAGGGATGATTACGGCGAGTCTTCAGGAAGcgcatcatcctcgcccCAGGCTGAGCAACGAACTATACTAATTTGCGGTCTTCCTGACAAGGCTACGCATCGCAATATTGTGGATGTTGTAAGAGGCGGTGCCATTCTACACATATATGTTTGGGCCCGTGACCACACAGCAAGTGTTTCGTTCGTTGAGGAATCTGCTGCTCAGGATTTTCTTGACCACACAAGGAGATATGGCTTGTATGTAGCTGAAAAAAGG GTGGACGTCCTATGGAATGACCGGCAGTTTTATCTTCCACCTTTTGTTCGCTCCAAAATTTGCAGTGGAGCCTCTCGGAATCTGGTTATCTACAATGTGAACCCCAATATCACTGAAGGGCTCATCAGACGAGACATGGAACATATCCACAATCTGATTGTCATCTCTGTCAAGTTCAGACATGGCAATGCCTACATATCAACGAACTCTGTACACAATGCTCTCTTTGCGCGCTCTTGTTTGATGTCTCGTCTTACCTACAAAGGGATGAAGATCGGCTTTTACCCTGATGAATGCGCCGAACCGCTGACAAGGATCCCTGCCGGGCCCAGGCGGGACGCTCCAGCTTCGAAGAGGCCCGCTTCGTTGCCGAACAGGTTCCATCTTCTCTCTATTGATGtgtctgaagatgaggaaaGTGAAGAACATGCACTGGGAGTCAGTCTCAACGGTGGTGTCTGCTGGCCAGACAACAGCGTGTCTGCTTAA
- a CDS encoding putative ATP-dependent protease (CrgA) (transcript_id=CADANIAT00007064) yields MEDEASQHTLPHGDDPDSRSTSRCMTPSLMNQTFEEATTISPHAIIRLIQCSRCSFPLQTPLRLPCGGVSYPAIEERKQGFTCYGGEGGCGADHCLGDCGTDVLLSRLVEVFDEVLEDDSSTTKDGNPGQTVAWVGALPDRGKLEQSAEIGPEPLTGVFNLVKGGRFGYNVSEVSYQPPLSACYTKYTRTLTKLRATVRNELDCQVCYSLILDPLTTPCGHTFCRRCVAMALSHSNLCPICRRKLNMPSSVRSERNNKSLSDIIETLLPDEVASRRADVASNIELNSEGKLPLAVVSLAFPTMPIGLHIFEPRYRLMIQRVMESGSRKFGMVMPNRRGHLQQGLGRAPFMRYGTILAINRHELLPDGRSLLIATGTSRFKVLSWELVDGYHVGKIQRVDDVSISEEEAQESRETATIEPGSSTSDRSIDSMSTQELYQLALDFVLRERRLGAPWLHPRVLLAYGALPTDPALFPWWFATVLPRWEEEKYMLLETTSVRQRLKITARWVKRLESRQWVVTTFGPFPMSVSITFGPGGAVSQFGGPDLVATNSSDTYLSQTLVLGVFLAIFMAQMAANVVQVVRSRQPARVENTQTQREQPDLPAEVQEGAEQGQRQNPADMEPG; encoded by the exons ATGGAAGATGAGGCTTCTCAGCACACTCTCCCGCACGGCGATGACCCTGATTCTCGCTCTACATCTCGCTGCATGACGCCGTCATTGATGAACCAGACTTTCGAGGAGGCGACTACTATCTCTCCGCATGCCATTATTCGATTGATACAATGCTCTCGTTGCTCGTTTCCTCTCCAAACACCCCTTCGACTTCCGTGTGGAG GGGTTTCATATCCTGCAATCGAGGAGCGGAAGCAGGGCTTTACGTGTTACGGGGGTGAAGGTGGATGCGGTGCCGATCATTGTCTGGGTGATTGTGGTACTGATGTCCTTTTATCGAGGTTGGTTGAGGTGTTTGacgaggtgctggaggacGACTCAAGTACAACTAAGGATGGAAATCCTGGGCAAACAGTCGCATGGGTGGGAGCTTTACCTGACAGGGGGAAGCTGGAGCAGAGTGCCGAGATTGGTCCGGAACCCCTGACGGGAGTGTTCAACTTGGTTAAGGGAGGTCGATTTGGCTATAACGTCTCGGAAGTCAGCTACCAACCTCCCCTATCTGCCTGCTACACAAAGTATACCCGCACGCTTACCAAACTTCGAGCCACAGTGCGCAATGAGCTAGATTGCCAGGTTTGCTACTCGCTGATTCTCGACCCATTGACGACGCCCTGCGGTCATACTTTCTGTCGTAGATGCGTCGCTATGGCTTTATCTCATAGTAATTTATGCCCCATATGTCGGCGGAAGCTGAATATGCCTTCATCTGTCAGGTCGGAGCGAAACAACAAAAGCCTATCGGATATCATTGAGACTCTTCTACCTGATGAGGTGGCATCTCGACGAGCAGACGTTGCTTCTAACATCGAGTTGAATAGTGAAGGCAAGCTTCCGCTTGCTGTAGTATCTCTTGCATTTCCGACTATGCCAATTGGACTTCATATCTTTGAACCGCGGTACCGTCTTATGATCCAAAGAGTCATGGAAAGCGGGAGTCGAAAATTTGGCATGGTGATGCCCAACCGAAGAGGCCATCTTCAACAGGGACTTGGAAGGGCACCGTTCATGCGGTATGGGACTATACTGGCCATCAACCGCCATGAACTGCTACCTGATGGAAGGAGCCTCCTTATTGCTACCGGAACATCCCGCTTTAAAGTGCTCAGTTGGGAGCTGGTGGATGGCTACCACGTTGGTAAGATCCAGCGGGTTGACGATGTTTCAAtttccgaggaggaggccCAGGAATCAAGAGAGACTGCTACTATTGAACCAGGAAGCAGCACTTCCGACAGGTCCATAGATTCCATGTCAACCCAGGAACTATACCAGTTGGCGCTGGATTTTGTGCTCAGAGAGCGCAGACTAGGAGCACCATGGTTACACCCTCGTGTTTTGCTAGCTTATGGGGCATTACCGACTGACCCCGCTCTATTTCCGTGGTGGTTTGCGACAGTCCTGCCTaggtgggaggaggaaaaaTATATGCTGTTGGAAACAACGTCAGTtaggcaaaggctgaaaaTTACCGCGCGATGGGTCAAAAGACTAGAGTCTCGACAGTG GGTTGTCACGACTTTCGGGCCATTCCCCATGTCCGTCTCAATAACGTTCGGGCCGGGTGGGGCAGTTTCTCAGTTTGGTGGCCCGGACTTGGTTGCAACCAATAGCTCAGATACGTATTTGTCTCAGACCCTAGTGCTGGGGGTCTTCCTAGCCATTTTCATGGCACAGATGGCTGCCAACGTCGTCCAAGTAGTAAGGTCAAGGCAGCCGGCAAGAGTAGAAAACACCCAAACGCAGCGAGAGCAGCCCGATCTACCCGCAGAGGTACAAGAGGGGGCTGAGCAAGGACAACGCCAGAATCCAGCTGATATGGAACCTGGATGA
- a CDS encoding 40S ribosomal protein uS11 (transcript_id=CADANIAT00007065), producing MAPKTKAPAKDNVTLGPLAGDGKLVFGVARIFASFNDTFVHVTDLSGRETICRVTGGMKVKADRDESSPYAAMLAAQDVAARCKELGINALHIKIRATGGNGTKTPGPGAQSALRALARSGMRIGRIEDVTPTPSDSTRRKGGRRGRRL from the exons ATGGCTCCCAAGACCAAGGCCCCCGCTAAGGACAACGTCACTCTCGGCCCTCTCGCCGGTGATG GCAAGCTCGTTTTCGGCGTTGCGCGTATCTTCGCCTCTTTCAACGACACCTTCGTCCACGTTACCGATCTCTC CGGTCGCGAAACCATCTGCCGTGTCACCGGTGGTATGAAGGTCAAGGCTGACCGTGACGAGTCTTCTCCCTACGCCGCCATGTTGGCTGCTCAGGACGTTGCCGCCCGCTGCAAGGAGCTCGGCATTAACGCTCTTCACATCAAGATCCGTGCTACTGGTG GTAACGGCACCAAGACCCCCGGTCCCGGAGCCCAGTCTGCCCTTCGTGCTCTCGCCCGTTCCGGTATGAGAATCGGTCGTATTGAGGACGTCACCCCTACTCCTTCCGACTCTACTCGTCGCAAGGGTGGTCGCCGCGGTCGTCGTCTGTAG
- a CDS encoding prephenate dehydrogenase (NADP(+)) (transcript_id=CADANIAT00007066), whose amino-acid sequence MAFTKETASIGIIGMGDMGKMYTQRLSAAGWRINACDKPDSFNNLKQEFEAYSGVTIYPNGHLVSRISDFILYSVEAGVIDKVVAEYGPSTKVGAIVGGQTSCKAPELAAFDKHLPQDVEIISCHSLHGPQVNPKGQPLVLIQHRAKDSSLRFVEEVLSCFNSKYVYLSGEMHDRITADTQAVTHAAFLSMGTAWQANKQFPWEISRWVGGIENVKINITLRIYSNKWHVYAGLAILNPAAKKQIRQYAESVTELYKLMIEGKRDELKRRVRAAGAAVFRDGTEKQDLLLSDEVLDRFSLSKGTRESSPPPPNNHLSLLAIVDCWSKLGIVPYDHMICSTPLFRLWLGVTEYLFRNPDLLDEALDTAIDDKTFRSDDLEFTFAARAWSDCVSFGDFESYRDRFERIQQYFAPRFPDAVKLGNEMMKRILEKTSNESS is encoded by the exons ATGGCGTTTACGAAGGAAACCGCCTCCATTGGCATCATTGGGATGGGAGATATGGGCAAGATGTACACCCAGCGGTTGAGTGCCGCAGGATGGAG GATAAATGCTTGTGACAAACCCGATAGTTTTAATAATTTGAAGCAAGAATTTGAAGCCTAT AGTGGCGTAACAATATATCCGAATGGACATCTTGTCTCCAGGATTAGCGATTTCATACTTTACAGTGTAGAGGCCGGCGTCATCGATAAAGTGGTCGCAGAGTATGGGCCCT CAACAAAGGTCGGCGCTATTGTCGGTGGGCAAACATCCTGTAAAGCCCCTGAGCTCGCAGCTTTCGATAAACATCTTCCGCAGGATGTAGAAATCATCTCATGTCACTCACTACATGGTCCTCAAGTGAACCCGAAGGGCCAGCCTTTG GTTCTTATACAACACCGTGCAAAAGACTCAAGTCTCCGGTTCGTTGAGGAAGTTTTGTCTTGCTTTAACTCGAAGTATGTCTACCTCAGCGGCGAAATGCACGACCGCATCACAGCAGATACCCAGGCCGTCACACATGCAGCCTTCCTCAGCATGGGAACAGCATGGCAGGCGAACAAACAATTCCCGTGGGAGATCTCTCGCTGGGTTGGTGGAATCGAGAACGTCAAGATCAACATCACGTTGCGCATCTACTCGAACAAATGGCACGTTTACGCGGGCCTGGCGATCCTCAATCCAGCCGCTAAGAAGCAGATACGCCAATATGCAGAGTCCGTAACAGAGCTCTACAAGCTCATGATTGAAGGGAAGCGAGATGAACTTAAACGCCGAGTTAGGGCTGCGGGTGCAGCAGTATTTAGGGACGGTACGGAGAAACAGGATTTGCTGCTCAGCGATGAGGTTCTTGACCGATTTTCGCTGTCAAAGGGGACCCGCGAgtcgtctccgccgccgccaaataATCATCTCAGTTTGCTAGCTATTGTGGACTGCTGGTCGAAATTGGGCATCGTGCCCTATGACCATATGATCTGCTCGACTCCG CTATTTCGTTTGTGGCTTGGAGTAACGGAATATCTGTTTCGAAATCCagaccttctcgacgaggcCTTGGATACAGCAATCGACGACAAGACGTTTAGGTCTGACGACCTCGAATTCACATTTGCGGCTCGC GCATGGTCTGATTGTGTTTCATTTGGAGACTTTGAATCGTACCGTGACCGATTCGAGAGAATCCAGCAGTACTTTGCTCCGCGGTTCCCTGATGCCGTCAAGCTTGGGAATGAGATGATGAAAAGAATTCTGGAGAAGACTAGCAATGAGAGTTCGTAA